The Streptomyces sp. NBC_00454 DNA segment GGGCAGCGAGGTGGCGGCCCTGATCGGCAACGGCGGCGTGCTGCGCTCGCTGCGGCCGGAGCAGTTCGTCACCGAGGCCTTCGGTCTGCCGACGGTCACCGACATCCTGCGCGAGCTGGAGAAGCCGGGCCGCGACCCGCGTCCCGCCTTCAAGACGGCCACCTTCAAGGAGGGCGTAGAGAAGATCGGCGACCTGGCCCCCGGGATGATCCTGGAGGGTGTGGTCACCAATGTGGCCGCCTTCGGCGCCTTCATCGACATCGGCGTGCACCAGGACGGCCTGGCGCACGTCTCGGCGCTGTCGAAGAACTTCGTCAAGGACCCGCGGGACGTGGTCAAGCCGGGCGACGTCGTCCGCGTGAAGGTCATGGACGTGGACATCCCGCGCAAGCGGATCTCGCTGACGCTGCGGCTGGAGGACGAGTCCGAGCGCGGCGGCCCGGGCGCTCCGAAGCAGCGCGAGGACCGCGACGGCCGTGCGGAGCGCGGAGAGCGGCGCGGCGGCGGCCGGCCCCCGCAGCAGCGCGGCGCGGCGGGCGGCCAGGGCGGCGGCCAGCGGCAAGGCGGTCAGGGCGGTCAGGGCGGTCAGGGCGGTGGTCAGAGCGGCGGCCAGGGTGGCTCCCGCGACGGCGGCCGGGGTCAGCGCCAGGGCGGCCAGGGCGGCGGTCAGCGTCAGGGCGGCGGTGCGCCGGCCCCCTCCAACAGCGCCATGGCCGACGCACTGCGCCGCGCCGGTCTCTCCGGCCCCGACGGCCAGGGCGGCGGCCGCAAGCGGTAGACGTCCTCGCGGTGGGCGGTGTTCGTGGCAGCGTGTGACGGACTGGCCGAATAGGCGCGTCACATACGGACATACCTTGCCAACTTCCTTGCAAGATCTGTAGGCATGACGGAACGCCCGTTCGTCTTTTGGCGGACGGGCTTCCGTGTTTCCCCTCAGGGCCGCACTCCCGAGGACGCATTGAAGGCAAAGGACGTCATGCCCCTGCCCACGCACGCCTACCGACGCTGCCCGAGAAAGGGTCCGAAGAGGGAACACATGCGCCACCCGCAACCGAGTCTGCGTAAACGCTGCGAGGCGATTCTCGGCCGTCTTGAGCTGGCACACCCCTTCTCCCTCGACGGGTTGTGCGACCGGATAGCGGAGCAGCGGGGCCGGCCCATCCGGCTCCACCCGCTGCCCAAGGAAGCGGCCGAGTCGGGGGTGTGCGGCCTGTGGGTCGGCACCGACAGCGTCGACTACGTCTTCTACGAGGCCCAGACCACCCCGCTGCACCAGGAGCACATCGTGCTCCACGAGATCGGCCACATCCTCTTCGGGCACAACTCGCTGGACGGGGAGGCCGAAGGGGCCACCGGAGCCGGTGGGGAAGAAGGGGGCGTCCCCGTCATCCTCGGGCGCACCAACTACACCACCCGCCAGGAGCAGGAGGCGGAGATGCTCGCCAGTATGATCCGCATCCGCACGGCGACCCCCGGCCCGCACCACGGCGACGCCGACGAGGCCCGGACCACCCTGGCCAGGCTGGAGTCCGCGATGGGCTACGAGCGCCAGAGGCGGGGGCATGGCCGCCATGGCTTCTGATCTCACCGCCTTCGGCGACGCCCTCGCCGTCCCCAGCGTCGTCTGCCTCTGGGTGGCCGTCCTGCTGCGCGCCCCCGGCGCTCTGCGCTCCCCGCACCAGCGCGGCCTGTGGCTCGCCGTCGCCACCGCCGCCGCCGCGATGACACTGAACCTCCCCGACGTGGTGGCCTACGCCATGAGCCGGGACCCCGGCTACGCCCACACCATCGGGCTGGTCCGCAACCTCATCGGCGTCCTCTCCGCGGGCGCCGTGCTCTACTTCGTGGCCGCCGCGACCCGGGGCCGCCGGCTCCAGATCGCCTCCGGCGCCGGCACCGTGGTCTGGCTGACCGCACTCGTCGTACTGGACGGGGTCGCACCGCCCCACGGCACGCACACCATCCCGCCCGTCGGCTCCCCGGTGCCCTCCCTCGCCTACTGGCTCGTGCTGATGTCCGCGCATCTGGTCGCCAACACCATCTGCGTATCGGTCTGCTGGCGCTACAGCCGCCGCGCCGAAAGCCGCGGACTGGCCGTCGGGCTGAGGCTGTTCGGTCTCGGTACCGCCCTCGCCGGGGTGTTCTGGTTCGTGTACCTGCTCAAGGCGCTGTTCGGCGTCACCTGGGCGATGCCCGCCAACCCGCTGCTGATGAACGTGCACGGCCTGCTGCGCGCCGCCGCGATCCTGGTCCCGACGCTGTTCACCCTGCGCGGCACGGCCGCCGACATCGCCACAGCCTGGAGGCTCTGGCCGCTCTGGCGCGACCTGGTCCACGCCGTCCCGCACGTCGCCCTCAACAAGCCGCGCGCCGGCCGGGTCCTGGAACTGCTGTGGCCCCCGGTCCCGCGCAACCTGCTCGTCTACCGCAAGGTCATCGAGACCCGCGACGCCATCCTGATCCTCGGGGAGTACGTGGCTCCGGGCGTGCCGGAGCTCGCCCGCGGCCACGTCGCCGGGAACGGGGTCCCCGAACCCGCGCGCCCCGCGGCCGCGCTGGCCTGCGTACTCAAGGA contains these protein-coding regions:
- a CDS encoding MAB_1171c family putative transporter is translated as MASDLTAFGDALAVPSVVCLWVAVLLRAPGALRSPHQRGLWLAVATAAAAMTLNLPDVVAYAMSRDPGYAHTIGLVRNLIGVLSAGAVLYFVAAATRGRRLQIASGAGTVVWLTALVVLDGVAPPHGTHTIPPVGSPVPSLAYWLVLMSAHLVANTICVSVCWRYSRRAESRGLAVGLRLFGLGTALAGVFWFVYLLKALFGVTWAMPANPLLMNVHGLLRAAAILVPTLFTLRGTAADIATAWRLWPLWRDLVHAVPHVALNKPRAGRVLELLWPPVPRNLLVYRKVIETRDAILILGEYVAPGVPELARGHVAGNGVPEPARPAAALACVLKEARQAKLAGIPQQRGEADPLELPAALQTSADGDSLDSEARFLVDVARAYASPATAAFAP